The following nucleotide sequence is from Pseudomonas putida S13.1.2.
TTCGCCCAAGACACAAAGGTGCCAGCCTTCTGCATTGGCAGCAAAGGCTGGCACTGCACGTCCAACCGATCAAGGCGTGAAGCCCAGGCCAGCGGAAAGGTCTGAGCCTTGTGGTTTGCCGGCTTGCTGGGGCTGTTGCTGCTGGCCCGCCTGATCGAGCGATTGCTCGACAGATGCCTTCGCCTCGCTGGCTTTTTCCTTGAGTGTGTCGGTCAAACGATCACTGCTGGCGCCCATCAGCTGATCTTCCTTGCGGGTACCGGGCAGCGCCGCCCCCAATGCAGCGCCCAGGGCCATGCCCAAGGCAGCCAACACGAGCGGTTGCTCCTGGAGCAGATGATCGAACTGACCCTTCAACGCCGTAGCCTGGTCTGCGACCTTGTGTGCAGAGTCGCGCAGGGTGCCTGCCGAAGCGCCCACGGAATCGCGTACGCCGCTGCCAAGATCATGGGCCCGTTCGCGTACGTCATGGGCTTTCATGCTCACCTGCTGCCTGGCATCGTGCACCGCCTCCCCCGCATGGGCAAACGCATCCTTCACCGTATCCACGGCGTCTGTCAGTTTTGCGCCCAATCCGGGGCCCTGGTGCGCAGGCCCAGGGTTGAAGGGGCGGTTCTGGTTCAGGCCTAGCCAGACCAGGCCCAGTACGGTCAGGGTAGCGGGTACGGGGTTGTTTTTGAGAGTAGTGCCCAGGTTTTGAAAGAATTCGCCGCCATTGCCCTTGCCGTAGGCCAATAGCCGGTCGACCATCTGGCCTGGGCTAAGGCGCTGTTCAAGCGCATCCATCAGGTCGCTGATGTGCTCGCGCTTGGCATTGATTTCCTGCTCGAGCAGGTCCGGGTCTTTTTGCGCGTCATGTTCGAAGGAAGTGGTCATGGCAATTTCCTCTTCAGCGTGTCCTTGTCCTGTTGCATCGCGTGTAACGTG
It contains:
- a CDS encoding DUF3618 domain-containing protein — its product is MTTSFEHDAQKDPDLLEQEINAKREHISDLMDALEQRLSPGQMVDRLLAYGKGNGGEFFQNLGTTLKNNPVPATLTVLGLVWLGLNQNRPFNPGPAHQGPGLGAKLTDAVDTVKDAFAHAGEAVHDARQQVSMKAHDVRERAHDLGSGVRDSVGASAGTLRDSAHKVADQATALKGQFDHLLQEQPLVLAALGMALGAALGAALPGTRKEDQLMGASSDRLTDTLKEKASEAKASVEQSLDQAGQQQQPQQAGKPQGSDLSAGLGFTP